The Populus nigra chromosome 4, ddPopNigr1.1, whole genome shotgun sequence genome contains the following window.
tatatatatatatataaaatatgctGAAGCAGGATAGCTGTTGAAAGACAGGAATTATGTTGAGGAATTCTAGACTTCCAAACTTCAGTGCCTTGAGTGGCCAAATCAAGtaataaaaattgttatctCTATGATGCGCCTTTAAAACATCTCAAGTTTCCCTGATATAGTATAATACCCACTAAGAATGCCAATTGATACGACAAGCACTTACTTTCCCCGATCTCCGAACTCGACCATCAAGGCGCAGTATTACATAGACATCCTCACCCGGAGTAACTCCTTCAGACTTTTGCTGATCCCTTATCCACCTAAATGAATTTGGACAAATCATTAAACAGATGAAAACAAAGATCCACAAGTTAAACAGGGTTGAAAAACAATAACGTGAGACAAACAATTTTAAGCCTATAATTCATTCATCCATGAAAGATACAAAGTTGTATGATCCTAGGATCAGGAAATTCGAATTATGCTTCCGTAGGAAACCTAAAGCAAGTACAAGAAGTCAAATAACCAGTCTAACTTTTATGATGGTTCTTCTGCAACCACAGAAAAATGCATACAATTTCAGCAGGATCTAACCTTTCCCATTCAGCTGGAGATACAACCTCGGCTCTAAATCGAATTTCAGCTTTCAACTTTGATTTTGCAATCACAGACTGAGTTCGTTTCTCGAAATCTTCCTACCATGGTGTCATCAaagctaatataaaaaaatgctacAAATCTATTCAATCCCAAACATGATAAGACTGGGTATAGCAAGCAAGAAACCCCTAGAAAATGAACTGGCATAAACAGCATAATAATGGAAGAAAGGTTGTATTATGCTCCACAAAACCCTAGGAGCGAAAGGAAGAAGCACTCCATGAACCTTTATATCTTACCCCAATAGAAGGAAGAGAAGCAGCTGCCTTTTGACGAGAACCAAACCCTTTCTTCTCTACATCTGGGGCCCTGCTTTCACCCCAAATAACAGGAACTAAAAGAACACCTCGTCGGAGGAGCTCAGTGCGGAACCTCTCAGCCTTCTGCATGGCCAGGGAAACAGTCTCCTTTTTTCCTGCTAAAATTACCTTAAACCCAAACCACATAATTTAGGGCACTGAACAAACAATATTTTGGATGCTCAACATAAGATGCTTCAAAATGCTATGGAAGTGAGATATGTAGCTGGCTGGTAAAAGTAAAAGTATCAACAATTTTAACTATTTCAATTACTTCAACTCAGCAGAAAGTATCACAATACAATCTTATGGTGCACTGTCATATGgtgttttaataatttagaaatGAAGGATAAAGCTATTTTTAATTCTCATTCCTCGCATTCATATATTTAGAACAAACATTAGCTAACAAATGCAGCTAAGTACTTGTGATTTTGTTTGCAATTACAAGGCCACAATGTGTATAATTTGATGGGTAAAAAACAAAGGAGTATTAATACTAACTGGCCTAACAGTGTCTCGAAGCTGGACAAGTTCAACAACCCGATTTGTGGAAAGGCGCAAAGGCAACCTTGACAGTGTTTCATCTCTTGTAATCTGTGCAAGTTGCTCTTCCTCTTTCTTATTGTCCCATAAAAATAATGCCACAAGAACGATGATGCCTGTAGATTGCTGATTCAAAACATTAGTCATTTTAGAACGAAGCTGTAAGGGTCAGTCAATAATCATATTCAGTGCACTAATCATTTATACAAATGAATAGAAGAAAGGAACAAATTTAAAGGATCTCAAACTTATGAAGGACAAAGATACCTCCAATATTCGTTGCAGCATTTCCAGCAGTTTCCCAGAGATCAGGGGCATCACCTCCACCTTTGATAGCACGAAAAAGCCTTGGAATGGTAAACAACAGTGAAATCCCTGCAGCTGCTGAGAATGCCACATAAAAGAATCTCCTAACACCACGAAATGGAGCTTGGACCTCACTAATAAGTTTGAGATCTCGACGAAAACCATAGCCTATGTCTTCTCCACCTAACCTGGCCTGCAAAAATGCCAAGAATTTATGAGAGATAATGTTTAAGGAtttgaagttttaaattttcaattgtaAAAGCGAAGAGTTAGccaaaattcaattatatagtATCATAGTCCAGTGCCCTTGAGGCTAAGCTCATGCTGATTGAAGAATGGTTGGATGATTTTGATAAAGTTTAGGTTCAAATCATACTGATATGCAGTATACATGTTTATTTTCACAATCTGCCCACATGAGGTGGTGCTATTAAGTTACCTGAGCTCCATGTACAAATCTTAACCCAGAAAAAGTGATTAGACAAGCTTAATATGTAAAAGAAAGCTGAGTAGTGGAAAC
Protein-coding sequences here:
- the LOC133690978 gene encoding protein LOW PSII ACCUMULATION 1, chloroplastic, which gives rise to MAAFALNQQLLCLSNSHSRTTTKPWSAWLLSSKTSVFSIPRKKGRFSLTSCNSQSSSEANTQTAESCVNLGLSLFSKGRVKDALVQFETALDLDPTPREAQAALYNKACCHAYLREGKKAADCLRTALGEYNLKFGTVLNDPDLASFRALPEFKELQEEARLGGEDIGYGFRRDLKLISEVQAPFRGVRRFFYVAFSAAAGISLLFTIPRLFRAIKGGGDAPDLWETAGNAATNIGGIIVLVALFLWDNKKEEEQLAQITRDETLSRLPLRLSTNRVVELVQLRDTVRPVILAGKKETVSLAMQKAERFRTELLRRGVLLVPVIWGESRAPDVEKKGFGSRQKAAASLPSIGEDFEKRTQSVIAKSKLKAEIRFRAEVVSPAEWERWIRDQQKSEGVTPGEDVYVILRLDGRVRRSGKGMPDWPQIVNELPPMEAFLSKLER